Proteins encoded in a region of the Triticum dicoccoides isolate Atlit2015 ecotype Zavitan chromosome 3A, WEW_v2.0, whole genome shotgun sequence genome:
- the LOC119268910 gene encoding proline-rich receptor-like protein kinase PERK9, giving the protein MGGYADPFMPPQPASSSSYAVPQGGHGQPQPAPRPPGCPYSSSASAPPVSTSYHSLPPAASPPPVSSPPPASPPPEPLPSPPPALPSSPPPPALSPPPPDAPPPSLPPPSPSPSPPPAEVQAPPPPMAADQPRVQPXXXXXXXXXXXXPPPPVVLSPPAPPPSHPPSPSPTPAPAPAPTPVAVYSPPPPRIASPPPPPRHHFKPHYAPPRSPGRPHSNSTRSNGSGKNIEISRETATTIVAIAGLAMLSFIGATIWLVKKKRRRAEPPSALPTQQQPAPPPPPPNYIPSSAGSSLASDGFYLRSPGYPFMRSSTGSHGFPYSPADSGIGYSRMLFTPENLAGISNDFSDENLLGEGGFGCVYKGILPDGRPVAIKKLKIGNGQGEREFRAEVDTISRVHHRHLVSLVGYCVSEGQRMLVYDFVPNNTLYYHLHVNEVPLDWRTRVKIAAGAARGIAYLHEDCHPRIIHRDIKSSNILLDNNFEAQVSDFGLARLAADSNTHVTTRVMGTFGYLAPEYALSGKLTAKSDLYSFGVVLLELITGRKPVDSSQPLGDESLVEWARPFLSQAIEHRDFGDLPDPRMENKFEENEMYHMIGAAAACIRHSAVMRPRMGQVVRALDSLADSNLNNGLQPGRSEVFLEPRTEEIRLFQLREFGSRECSDELSQASWRSRRDL; this is encoded by the exons aTGGGCGGCTACGCGGATCCCTTCATGCCTCCGCagccggcctcgtcgtcgtcttACGCCGTGCCGCAGGGCGGGCATGGGCAGCCGCAGCCCGCGCCGCGCCCGCCGGGCTGTCCCTACTCCTCCTCCGCCTCGGCCCCGCCGGTTTCCACGTCCTACCATTCTTTGCCCCCCGCGGCGTCCCCTCCGCCGGTAAGTAGCCCCCCTCCGGCCTCCCCGCCACCCGAGCCATTGCCGTCACCTCCTCCAGCATTGCCGtcctcgccgccaccgccggcaTTGTCGCCTCCGCCGCCCGACGCGCCCCCTCCGTCGCTTCCACCGCCGTCCCCATCGCCCTCGCCGCCTCCCGCCGAGGTTCAGGCGCCACCGCCACCGATGGCGGCCGACCAGCCACGCGTACAGCC NNNNNNNNNNNNNNNNNNNNNNNNNNNNNNNNNNNNCCCGCCGCCGCCAGTAGTCCTCTCGCCACCAGCCCCGCCTCCATCCCACCCACCATCGCCATCGCCTactccagctccagctccagcacccacgCCGGTTGCAGTCTATTCGCCTCCCCCGCCAAGAATTGcatctcccccgccgccgccgcgccatcatTTTAAGCCACATTATGCGCCGCCACGCTCGCCTGGGAGGCCACACTCAAACTCGACCCGCTCAAATGGCAGCGGCAAGAACATCGAAATATCGAGGGAAACTGCCACCACCATTGTAGCAATTGCCGGTCTTGCAATGCTCAGCTTCATCGGTGCCACCATTTGGCTTGTCAAGAAGAAGCGACGGCGGGCAGAGCCTCCCTCAGCACTGCCGACACAGCAGCAACCAGCTCCCCCGCCGCCACCACCCAATTACATCCCCTCATCTGCAGGATCCTCACTAGCATCAG ATGGGTTCTACTTACGATCACCGGGCTATCCCTTCATGAGGTCCAGTACCGGGAGCCATGGGTTCCCCTACTCGCCGGCAGACTCCGGGATAGGGTACTCGAGGATGCTGTTCACGCCGGAGAATTTGGCAGGAATCTCAAATGACTTTTCGGATGAGAACCTCTTGGGAGAAGGTGGATTTGGGTGTGTGTACAAGGGCATCTTGCCAGATGGTCGCCCTGTGGCTATCAAGAAGCTCAAGATTGGGAATGGGCAGGGAGAGCGTGAGTTCAGGGCCGAAGTTGATACTATCAGCAGAGTACATCATAGACATTTGGTTTCACTAGTAGGTTATTGCGTATCAGAGGGCCAGCGGATGCTTGTATATGATTTTGTTCCCAATAACACGCTTTATTACCATCTCCATG TAAATGAAGTACCACTAGATTGGCGTACGAGGGTCAAGATTGCGGCCGGAGCAGCTCGTGGAATTGCTTACCTGCACGAAGATT GTCATCCACGGATTATTCATAGAGATATTAAATCATCTAATATTTTATTGGATAACAACTTCGAAGCTCAG GTTTCTGATTTTGGACTTGCAAGGTTAGCTGCCGACTCCAACACGCATGTCACGACACGTGTCATGGGAACATTTGG GTATTTGGCTCCAGAGTATGCATTGTCCGGGAAGTTGACAGCAAAGTCTGATCTATATTCTTTTGGAGTTGTTCTTTTGGAACTTATTACCGGAAGAAAACCTGTTGATTCTTCTCAGCCGCTTGGAGATGAGAGTCTTGTCGAATGG GCTCGGCCCTTTCTCTCGCAAGCAATCGAGCATCGAGACTTCGGGGATCTTCCGGACCCGAGGATGGAAAACAAATTCGAAGAAAATGAGATGTATCATATGATAGGGGCTGCGGCTGCATGCATTCGTCATTCTGCGGTGATGAGACCACGGATGGGGCAG GTGGTAAGAGCACTGGATAGTTTAGCCGACTCTAACCTAAACAACGGCCTTCAGCCCGGGCGCAGCGAGGTGTTCTTGGAGCCGCGGACCGAGGAGATCAGGCTGTTCCAGCTGAGAGAGTTCGGCAGCCGGGAGTGCAGCGACGAGCTGAGCCAGGCCAGCTGGAGGAGCCGGAGAGACCTGTGA